Proteins encoded by one window of Scatophagus argus isolate fScaArg1 chromosome 8, fScaArg1.pri, whole genome shotgun sequence:
- the hcfc1b gene encoding host cell factor 1b isoform X2, with the protein MTTELASPALLQPRWKRVLGWSGPVPRPRHGHRAVTIKELMVVFGGGNEGIVDELHVYNTATNQWFIPAVRGDVPPGCAAYGFVCDGTRLLVFGGMVEYGKYSNDLYELQASRWEWKRLKAKNPKNGPPPCPRLGHSFSLISSSCYLFGGLANDSEDPKNNIPRYLNDLYCLELRPGSGVVGWEIPLTSGQPPPPRESHTAAVSSGRGANRLIIYGGMSGCRLGDLWVLDIDSLTWSKPALGGAAPLPRSLHSATTINNKMYVFGGWVPLVMDDVKVATHEKEWKCTNTLACLNLDTMCWETVLMDSLEENIPRARAGHCSVAINSRLYIWSGRDGYRKAWNNQVCCKDLWYLETERPCAPSRVQLVRANTSSLEVSWGPSQTADTYVLQLQKYDIPATTAASSPASNPVPTARPGASICKGPAPTAVSPANHTATLVPSPTLSLPGNPLAAAAKAPAVLRMSAASGTAGGASVVTVRQATPKSPVAVATLPASVRMVVPAQAGQGTPIGSSPQMSGMAALAAAAAATQKICPSSPTMLNVPAGATVVKTVAVSPGVAAPVTMVSNPATRMLKTAAAQVGGASVVSAPGAASRPIITVHKSGTVTVSQQAQVVTTVVGGVTKTITLVNSPLSVGGGGALIGNLGTLGKVVSVVQTKPVQSGAVPLQAGSSSVTQILQTKGALPAGTILKLVTSADGKQTTILSTAQAGSTSTKSTILGVAPATSKPGTTIIKTIPVSALQGGAGANSPITILTTKMVTPGSAGKIITTVPKISAANQQGLTQMVLKGVSGTPGAILRTVPMGGVRLMSPVTTKPTVTTLVVKTTTGVSSLGTITGSASLTTPITTLATIATLANQVTTAAAASAGPKQVTLITTPSGAEAQPLAQDLPVSIMASPTSEEPGSSTTTSIITAGGESGDGAAATVTLVCSNPPCETHDTETTNTTTVASASMRELQVTGVTSSSLKQPSAEQPAPVPPHPVSLNGGNICSNPPCETHETGTTNTATTAGAGGLRQVCSNPPCETHETGTTNTATTATAQQGGDSLQVDSTDLSSSSESACCTTVSQSRAVTTVTQATPTPGPSIPEISSLVRQGRAESSAVAMATAAMEEGSMQTNCQSGHVMSSEVSVLQVHLEGSEVTAQMESSDSGLPQELMSSEGDGDEVVSTATTLMVTELTSDQLTVNTVTEEAAGQATLQAVLQAAGHMEGSMDQSIPIVLTQQELAALVRQRQQLQDVHSQPEPEPQHSNVPTEGLAPADSLNDPAAESNGHELTHSAAVTSAVARLASTFGPTPSLTASPARRQGAAALTEVTNGIAAAAGKQAVQVKSAAKDSQWYDVGIVGVTNMVVTHYYVPYDDKVADDNSGATPDYSRMRKVDLQPGTAYKFRVAGINICGRGAFSDVSAFKTCLPGFPGAPCAIKINKNLDGAQLTWEPPAVTSGKITEYSVYLAIQSSQATSSASASGPTQLAFMRVYCGPNPSCLVQASSLANAHIDYTTKPAIIFRIAARNQKGYGPATQVRWLQEKEASRAAAKRPGASPDFKPVGPKKFRADQ; encoded by the exons ATGACAACCGAACTCGCAAGTCCTGCACTGCTGCAGCCCCGTTGGAAGCGCGTACTGGGCTGGAGTGGCCCGGTACCGCGGCCTCGGCACGGACACCGAGCCGTGACTATTAAGGAGCTAATGGTGGTGTTCGGCGGAGGGAACGAGGGGATCGTGGACGAGCTCCACGTCTATAACACAG CTACCAACCAGTGGTTCATTCCTGCAGTCCGAGGTGACGTCCCCCCCGGCTGTGCCGCCTACGGCTTCGTGTGTGACGGGACGAGGCTGCTGGTGTTTGGAGGCATGGTGGAGTATGGCAAATACAGCAACGACCTGTATGAGCTGCAG GCAAGTCGCTGGGAGTGGAAACGTCTGAAGGCCAAGAATCCAAAGAACGGACCGCCCCCCTGCCCGCGACTTGgacacagcttctctctgattAGCAGTTCTTGCTATCTGTTTGGAGGACTGGCCAATGACAGCGAAGACCCCAAGAACAACATCCCCAG GTATCTAAATGACTTGTACTGTCTGGAGCTGCGGCCCGGCTCCGGCGTGGTTGGCTGGGAGATCCCGCTGACATCAGGTCAACCGCCGCCACCCAGAGAGAGTCACACGGCTGCGGTTTCGAGCGGCCGCGGGGCCAACAGACTCATCATCTATGGAGGGATGAGCGGCTGCAGACTGGGAGACCTGTGGGTGCTTGACATCG ACTCTCTGACGTGGAGTAAACCAGCCCTTGGTGGAGCTGCCCCCCTTCCCCGCAGCCTGCACTCTGCCACCACCATCAACAACAA GATGTATGTGTTTGGAGGTTGGGTTCCTCTGGTGATGGATGATGTCAAAGTGGCGACTCATGAAAAGGAGTGGAAGTGCACCAACACACTGGCCTGCCTCAACctgg aCACGATGTGTTGGGAGACGGTCTTGATGGACAGTCTGGAGGAGAACATCCCCAGAGCGCGAGCAGGTCACTGCAGCGTGGCCATCAACTCCAGACTCTACATCTGGAGTGGCAGAGACGGATACAGGAAGGCCTGGAACAACCAGGTGTGCTGTAAGGACCTCTGGTATCTGGAGACAG AGCGTCCCTGCGCTCCCTCTCGAGTGCAGCTGGTCCGGGCAAACACGTCGTCATTGGAGGTGAGCTGGGGGCCATCACAGACCGCAGACACCTACGTGCTACAGCTGCAGAAGTACGACATTCCTGCCACAACTGCagcctcctctcctgcctctaATCCCGTCCCCACCGCCAGACCTGGAGCCAGCATCTGCAAGGGCCCTGCCCCAACTGCCGTGTCACCAGCTAACCACACTGCCACTCTGGTCCCCTCACCCACTCTCTCCTTACCTGGAAACccattggctgctgctgctaaagCACCAG CTGTCCTGAGGATGTCTGCAGCTTCAGGTACAGCAGGTGGAGCCTCTGTTGTCACAGTGAGACAGGCCACGCCCAAATCCCCGGTTGCTGTGGCAACGCTTCCCGCAAGTGTCCGTATGGTGGTACCTGCTCAGGCTGGACAGGGGACG CCAATAGGAAGCAGTCCTCAGATGAGTGGCATGGCAGCACTGGCAGCGGCGGCTGCAGCAACTCAGAAGATCTGTCCTTCCTCACCAACGATGTTGAACGTCCCTGCAGGAGCTACAGTTGTGAAAACAGTGGCTGTGAGTCCGGGAGTAGCCGCTCCAGTTACAATG gtgagTAACCCAGCCACTCGCATGTTGAAGACTGCCGCTGCTCAGGTGGGCGGAGCTTCGGTCGTCTCCGCTCCTGGGGCTGCCAGTCGACCAATCATCACAGTTCACAAGTCTGGCACGGTGACCGTTTCACAGCAGGCTCAGGTGGTCACCACGGTGGTGGGTGGAGTCACAAAGACCATCACCCTTGTTAACAGTCCACTCAGTGTGGGAGGAGGCGGAGCCTTG ATCGGTAACCTTGGTACCCTGGGGAAGGTGGTTTCGGTGGTTCAGACCAAACCAGTTCAAAGTGGAGCAGTTCCTCTTCAGGCAGGGAGCAGCTCAGTAACACAGATCCTCCAG ACGAAGGGCGCTCTCCCAGCTGGAACCATATTGAAGTTGGTGACCTCAGCAGACGGCAAACAGACCACCATCCTCAGCACTGCACAGGCTGGATCCACATCAACCAAGTCCACCATCTTGGGTGTTGCCCCAGCAACCTCCAAACCTGGGACCACCATCATCAAGACCATCCCAGTGTCTGCGCTGCAGGGGGGGGCAG GTGCTAACAGTCCGATCACCATCCTGACCACCAAGATGGTGACACCAGGAAGTGCTGGTAAAATCATCACCACTGTCCCGAAAATCAGTGCAGCCAACCAGCAGGGCCTCACACAG ATGGTGTTGAAGGGGGTTTCAGGGACTCCTGGTGCAATCCTCAGGACTGTGCCGATGGGAGGAGTCAGACTGATGTCGCCTGTCACCACCAAACCCACTGTCACCACATTGGTCGTCAAGACAACCACAG gtgtgTCCAGTCTGGGGACAATAACAGGAAGTGCCTCCCTGACCACGCCCATCACCACCCTGGCAACCATCGCCACCCTGGCCAACCAGGTtaccacagcagctgctgcatcaGCAGGACCCAAACAA GTGACTCTTATCACCACTCCAAGTGGTGCTGAGGCTCAACCACTGGCCCAGGATCTTCCTGTCTCCATTATGGCTTCTCCTACTTCAGAAGAGCCTGGAAGTTCTACTACTACTTCTATTATTACTGCAGGGGGAGAATCTGGGGACGGTGCAGCTGCCACAG TGACTTTGGTCTGCTCCAACCCGCCTTGTGAGACGCATGACACGGAAACGACCAACACGACCACCGTGGCCTCCGCCAGCATGAGAGAGCTGCAG GTAACAGGTGTGACATCCTCCTCTCTCAAGCAGCCTTCAGCTGAACAACCTGCTCCTGTTCCTCCACATCCTGTCAGCCTGAATGGGGGGAACATCTGCTCCAACCCTCCATGTGAGACCCACGAGACAGGAACCACCAACACTGCTACcacagctggagctggaggacTCAGACAG GTGTGTTCCAACCCACCGTGTGAGACCCACGAAACAGGAACCACCAACACTGCTACCACAGCTACAG CTCAGCAAGGTGGAGACAGTCTGCAAGTAGACTCCACagacctctcctcctcctctgagtcTGCCTGCTGCAccacagtcagtcagagcagagctgtTACCACGGTTACACAGGCCACGCCCACCCCTGGACCATCCATACCT GAGATCTCATCATTGGTCAGACAGGGCAGGGCGGAGTCCTcagctgttgccatggcgacAGCAGCAATGGAGGAGGGGTCTATGCAGACTAACTGCCAATCAGGGcatgtgatgtcatcagaagTGTCGGTGTTACAGGTTCACCTAGAGGGCAGCGAGGTGACAgctcag ATGGAGTCGTCAGACAGTGGTCTTCCCCAGGAGCTGATGTCATCGGAAGGGGACGGTGATGAGGTGGTCTCCACAGCAACAACCCTGATGGTGACAGaactgacctcagatcagttGACTGTTAACACGGTGACAGAGGAGGCAGCTGGGCAGGCGACACTGCAGGCTGTGCTGCAGGCAGCAGGACACATGG AGGGCTCGATGGATCAGTCCATCCCCATCGTTCTGACGCAGCAGGAGCTGGCAGCTCTGGTCCGGCAGCGGCAGCAACTACAGGATGTCCACAGccaaccagaaccagaaccacaGCACAGCAATGTGCCCACAG AGGGCCTTGCTCCAGCAGACAGCCTCAATGACCCGGCAGCAGAGAGTAACGGACACGAGCTGACACATTCGGCAGCAGTGACGAGCGCCGTGGCCCGATTGGCCAGTACGTTTGGCCCCACCCCTTCTCTGACAGCCAGCCCAGCTAGGCGTCAAGGTGCCGCCGCACTCACAGAGGTGACCAATGGCATCGCAGCAGCTGCAGGG aagcaGGCGGTCCAGGTGAAGTCCGCAGCAAAGGACAGCCAGTGGTACGACGTCGGAATCGTCGGCGTCACCAACATGGTGGTCACACATTATTACGTCCCCTATGATGACAAGGTGGCCGAT GACAACTCTGGTGCGACACCAGACTACAGTCGGATGAGGAAGGTGGACCTGCAGCCGGGCACAGCCTACAAGTTTCGAGTGGCGGGCATCAATATCTGCGGCCGTGGAGCATTCTCGGACGTGTCGGCGTTTAAAACGTGTCTTCCTGGTTTCCCCGGTGCGCCATGCGCCATCAAGATCAACAAG AACCTGGACGGGGCTCAGCTCACCTGGGAGCCTCCTGCTGTCACATCAGGGAAAATCACTGAGTACTCGGTGTATCTGGCCATCCAGTCCAGCCAGGCCACCTCCTCCGCTTCAGCCTCTGGACCGACCCAGCTGGCCTTCATGAGGGTCTACTGTGGTCCCAACCCGTCCTGCCTGGTCCAAGCCTCCAGCCTCGCCAACGCCCACATCGACTATACCACCAAGCCCGCCATCATCTTCCGCATTGCCGCTCGCAACCAGAAGGGCTACGGTCCGGCCACGCAGGTCCGGTGGCTACAAG AAAAAGAGGCGAGTAGAGCAGCAGCGAAGAGACCCGGCGCTTCTCCTGACTT TAAACCTGTTGGACCAAAGAAGTTCAGAGCCGACCAATAG
- the hcfc1b gene encoding host cell factor 1b isoform X1 encodes MTTELASPALLQPRWKRVLGWSGPVPRPRHGHRAVTIKELMVVFGGGNEGIVDELHVYNTATNQWFIPAVRGDVPPGCAAYGFVCDGTRLLVFGGMVEYGKYSNDLYELQASRWEWKRLKAKNPKNGPPPCPRLGHSFSLISSSCYLFGGLANDSEDPKNNIPRYLNDLYCLELRPGSGVVGWEIPLTSGQPPPPRESHTAAVSSGRGANRLIIYGGMSGCRLGDLWVLDIDSLTWSKPALGGAAPLPRSLHSATTINNKMYVFGGWVPLVMDDVKVATHEKEWKCTNTLACLNLDTMCWETVLMDSLEENIPRARAGHCSVAINSRLYIWSGRDGYRKAWNNQVCCKDLWYLETERPCAPSRVQLVRANTSSLEVSWGPSQTADTYVLQLQKYDIPATTAASSPASNPVPTARPGASICKGPAPTAVSPANHTATLVPSPTLSLPGNPLAAAAKAPAVLRMSAASGTAGGASVVTVRQATPKSPVAVATLPASVRMVVPAQAGQGTPIGSSPQMSGMAALAAAAAATQKICPSSPTMLNVPAGATVVKTVAVSPGVAAPVTMVSNPATRMLKTAAAQVGGASVVSAPGAASRPIITVHKSGTVTVSQQAQVVTTVVGGVTKTITLVNSPLSVGGGGALIGNLGTLGKVVSVVQTKPVQSGAVPLQAGSSSVTQILQTKGALPAGTILKLVTSADGKQTTILSTAQAGSTSTKSTILGVAPATSKPGTTIIKTIPVSALQGGAGANSPITILTTKMVTPGSAGKIITTVPKISAANQQGLTQMVLKGVSGTPGAILRTVPMGGVRLMSPVTTKPTVTTLVVKTTTGVSSLGTITGSASLTTPITTLATIATLANQVTTAAAASAGPKQVTLITTPSGAEAQPLAQDLPVSIMASPTSEEPGSSTTTSIITAGGESGDGAAATVTLVCSNPPCETHDTETTNTTTVASASMRELQVTGVTSSSLKQPSAEQPAPVPPHPVSLNGGNICSNPPCETHETGTTNTATTAGAGGLRQVCSNPPCETHETGTTNTATTATAQQGGDSLQVDSTDLSSSSESACCTTVSQSRAVTTVTQATPTPGPSIPEISSLVRQGRAESSAVAMATAAMEEGSMQTNCQSGHVMSSEVSVLQVHLEGSEVTAQMESSDSGLPQELMSSEGDGDEVVSTATTLMVTELTSDQLTVNTVTEEAAGQATLQAVLQAAGHMAEGSMDQSIPIVLTQQELAALVRQRQQLQDVHSQPEPEPQHSNVPTEGLAPADSLNDPAAESNGHELTHSAAVTSAVARLASTFGPTPSLTASPARRQGAAALTEVTNGIAAAAGKQAVQVKSAAKDSQWYDVGIVGVTNMVVTHYYVPYDDKVADDNSGATPDYSRMRKVDLQPGTAYKFRVAGINICGRGAFSDVSAFKTCLPGFPGAPCAIKINKNLDGAQLTWEPPAVTSGKITEYSVYLAIQSSQATSSASASGPTQLAFMRVYCGPNPSCLVQASSLANAHIDYTTKPAIIFRIAARNQKGYGPATQVRWLQEKEASRAAAKRPGASPDFKPVGPKKFRADQ; translated from the exons ATGACAACCGAACTCGCAAGTCCTGCACTGCTGCAGCCCCGTTGGAAGCGCGTACTGGGCTGGAGTGGCCCGGTACCGCGGCCTCGGCACGGACACCGAGCCGTGACTATTAAGGAGCTAATGGTGGTGTTCGGCGGAGGGAACGAGGGGATCGTGGACGAGCTCCACGTCTATAACACAG CTACCAACCAGTGGTTCATTCCTGCAGTCCGAGGTGACGTCCCCCCCGGCTGTGCCGCCTACGGCTTCGTGTGTGACGGGACGAGGCTGCTGGTGTTTGGAGGCATGGTGGAGTATGGCAAATACAGCAACGACCTGTATGAGCTGCAG GCAAGTCGCTGGGAGTGGAAACGTCTGAAGGCCAAGAATCCAAAGAACGGACCGCCCCCCTGCCCGCGACTTGgacacagcttctctctgattAGCAGTTCTTGCTATCTGTTTGGAGGACTGGCCAATGACAGCGAAGACCCCAAGAACAACATCCCCAG GTATCTAAATGACTTGTACTGTCTGGAGCTGCGGCCCGGCTCCGGCGTGGTTGGCTGGGAGATCCCGCTGACATCAGGTCAACCGCCGCCACCCAGAGAGAGTCACACGGCTGCGGTTTCGAGCGGCCGCGGGGCCAACAGACTCATCATCTATGGAGGGATGAGCGGCTGCAGACTGGGAGACCTGTGGGTGCTTGACATCG ACTCTCTGACGTGGAGTAAACCAGCCCTTGGTGGAGCTGCCCCCCTTCCCCGCAGCCTGCACTCTGCCACCACCATCAACAACAA GATGTATGTGTTTGGAGGTTGGGTTCCTCTGGTGATGGATGATGTCAAAGTGGCGACTCATGAAAAGGAGTGGAAGTGCACCAACACACTGGCCTGCCTCAACctgg aCACGATGTGTTGGGAGACGGTCTTGATGGACAGTCTGGAGGAGAACATCCCCAGAGCGCGAGCAGGTCACTGCAGCGTGGCCATCAACTCCAGACTCTACATCTGGAGTGGCAGAGACGGATACAGGAAGGCCTGGAACAACCAGGTGTGCTGTAAGGACCTCTGGTATCTGGAGACAG AGCGTCCCTGCGCTCCCTCTCGAGTGCAGCTGGTCCGGGCAAACACGTCGTCATTGGAGGTGAGCTGGGGGCCATCACAGACCGCAGACACCTACGTGCTACAGCTGCAGAAGTACGACATTCCTGCCACAACTGCagcctcctctcctgcctctaATCCCGTCCCCACCGCCAGACCTGGAGCCAGCATCTGCAAGGGCCCTGCCCCAACTGCCGTGTCACCAGCTAACCACACTGCCACTCTGGTCCCCTCACCCACTCTCTCCTTACCTGGAAACccattggctgctgctgctaaagCACCAG CTGTCCTGAGGATGTCTGCAGCTTCAGGTACAGCAGGTGGAGCCTCTGTTGTCACAGTGAGACAGGCCACGCCCAAATCCCCGGTTGCTGTGGCAACGCTTCCCGCAAGTGTCCGTATGGTGGTACCTGCTCAGGCTGGACAGGGGACG CCAATAGGAAGCAGTCCTCAGATGAGTGGCATGGCAGCACTGGCAGCGGCGGCTGCAGCAACTCAGAAGATCTGTCCTTCCTCACCAACGATGTTGAACGTCCCTGCAGGAGCTACAGTTGTGAAAACAGTGGCTGTGAGTCCGGGAGTAGCCGCTCCAGTTACAATG gtgagTAACCCAGCCACTCGCATGTTGAAGACTGCCGCTGCTCAGGTGGGCGGAGCTTCGGTCGTCTCCGCTCCTGGGGCTGCCAGTCGACCAATCATCACAGTTCACAAGTCTGGCACGGTGACCGTTTCACAGCAGGCTCAGGTGGTCACCACGGTGGTGGGTGGAGTCACAAAGACCATCACCCTTGTTAACAGTCCACTCAGTGTGGGAGGAGGCGGAGCCTTG ATCGGTAACCTTGGTACCCTGGGGAAGGTGGTTTCGGTGGTTCAGACCAAACCAGTTCAAAGTGGAGCAGTTCCTCTTCAGGCAGGGAGCAGCTCAGTAACACAGATCCTCCAG ACGAAGGGCGCTCTCCCAGCTGGAACCATATTGAAGTTGGTGACCTCAGCAGACGGCAAACAGACCACCATCCTCAGCACTGCACAGGCTGGATCCACATCAACCAAGTCCACCATCTTGGGTGTTGCCCCAGCAACCTCCAAACCTGGGACCACCATCATCAAGACCATCCCAGTGTCTGCGCTGCAGGGGGGGGCAG GTGCTAACAGTCCGATCACCATCCTGACCACCAAGATGGTGACACCAGGAAGTGCTGGTAAAATCATCACCACTGTCCCGAAAATCAGTGCAGCCAACCAGCAGGGCCTCACACAG ATGGTGTTGAAGGGGGTTTCAGGGACTCCTGGTGCAATCCTCAGGACTGTGCCGATGGGAGGAGTCAGACTGATGTCGCCTGTCACCACCAAACCCACTGTCACCACATTGGTCGTCAAGACAACCACAG gtgtgTCCAGTCTGGGGACAATAACAGGAAGTGCCTCCCTGACCACGCCCATCACCACCCTGGCAACCATCGCCACCCTGGCCAACCAGGTtaccacagcagctgctgcatcaGCAGGACCCAAACAA GTGACTCTTATCACCACTCCAAGTGGTGCTGAGGCTCAACCACTGGCCCAGGATCTTCCTGTCTCCATTATGGCTTCTCCTACTTCAGAAGAGCCTGGAAGTTCTACTACTACTTCTATTATTACTGCAGGGGGAGAATCTGGGGACGGTGCAGCTGCCACAG TGACTTTGGTCTGCTCCAACCCGCCTTGTGAGACGCATGACACGGAAACGACCAACACGACCACCGTGGCCTCCGCCAGCATGAGAGAGCTGCAG GTAACAGGTGTGACATCCTCCTCTCTCAAGCAGCCTTCAGCTGAACAACCTGCTCCTGTTCCTCCACATCCTGTCAGCCTGAATGGGGGGAACATCTGCTCCAACCCTCCATGTGAGACCCACGAGACAGGAACCACCAACACTGCTACcacagctggagctggaggacTCAGACAG GTGTGTTCCAACCCACCGTGTGAGACCCACGAAACAGGAACCACCAACACTGCTACCACAGCTACAG CTCAGCAAGGTGGAGACAGTCTGCAAGTAGACTCCACagacctctcctcctcctctgagtcTGCCTGCTGCAccacagtcagtcagagcagagctgtTACCACGGTTACACAGGCCACGCCCACCCCTGGACCATCCATACCT GAGATCTCATCATTGGTCAGACAGGGCAGGGCGGAGTCCTcagctgttgccatggcgacAGCAGCAATGGAGGAGGGGTCTATGCAGACTAACTGCCAATCAGGGcatgtgatgtcatcagaagTGTCGGTGTTACAGGTTCACCTAGAGGGCAGCGAGGTGACAgctcag ATGGAGTCGTCAGACAGTGGTCTTCCCCAGGAGCTGATGTCATCGGAAGGGGACGGTGATGAGGTGGTCTCCACAGCAACAACCCTGATGGTGACAGaactgacctcagatcagttGACTGTTAACACGGTGACAGAGGAGGCAGCTGGGCAGGCGACACTGCAGGCTGTGCTGCAGGCAGCAGGACACATGG CAGAGGGCTCGATGGATCAGTCCATCCCCATCGTTCTGACGCAGCAGGAGCTGGCAGCTCTGGTCCGGCAGCGGCAGCAACTACAGGATGTCCACAGccaaccagaaccagaaccacaGCACAGCAATGTGCCCACAG AGGGCCTTGCTCCAGCAGACAGCCTCAATGACCCGGCAGCAGAGAGTAACGGACACGAGCTGACACATTCGGCAGCAGTGACGAGCGCCGTGGCCCGATTGGCCAGTACGTTTGGCCCCACCCCTTCTCTGACAGCCAGCCCAGCTAGGCGTCAAGGTGCCGCCGCACTCACAGAGGTGACCAATGGCATCGCAGCAGCTGCAGGG aagcaGGCGGTCCAGGTGAAGTCCGCAGCAAAGGACAGCCAGTGGTACGACGTCGGAATCGTCGGCGTCACCAACATGGTGGTCACACATTATTACGTCCCCTATGATGACAAGGTGGCCGAT GACAACTCTGGTGCGACACCAGACTACAGTCGGATGAGGAAGGTGGACCTGCAGCCGGGCACAGCCTACAAGTTTCGAGTGGCGGGCATCAATATCTGCGGCCGTGGAGCATTCTCGGACGTGTCGGCGTTTAAAACGTGTCTTCCTGGTTTCCCCGGTGCGCCATGCGCCATCAAGATCAACAAG AACCTGGACGGGGCTCAGCTCACCTGGGAGCCTCCTGCTGTCACATCAGGGAAAATCACTGAGTACTCGGTGTATCTGGCCATCCAGTCCAGCCAGGCCACCTCCTCCGCTTCAGCCTCTGGACCGACCCAGCTGGCCTTCATGAGGGTCTACTGTGGTCCCAACCCGTCCTGCCTGGTCCAAGCCTCCAGCCTCGCCAACGCCCACATCGACTATACCACCAAGCCCGCCATCATCTTCCGCATTGCCGCTCGCAACCAGAAGGGCTACGGTCCGGCCACGCAGGTCCGGTGGCTACAAG AAAAAGAGGCGAGTAGAGCAGCAGCGAAGAGACCCGGCGCTTCTCCTGACTT TAAACCTGTTGGACCAAAGAAGTTCAGAGCCGACCAATAG